A genomic region of Bombus pyrosoma isolate SC7728 linkage group LG6, ASM1482585v1, whole genome shotgun sequence contains the following coding sequences:
- the LOC122568193 gene encoding hymenoptaecin-like translates to MKFIVLALFCMAAYATAQEIEPEAVEEYYGSPRFRRHADPQGSIVIQGQKPLSGPDRRPSLDVDYHQRVYDKNGMNADAYGGLNIRPGQPAQPHLGIQVGREYKNGFIRGYSQAERGPGGRISPSFGIGGGFRFRRDVDGMTSEELGY, encoded by the exons ATGAAATTCATCGTACTGGCTCTCTTCTGCATGGCTGCATACGCCACTGCTCAAGAAATTGAACCTGAAGCCGTGGAAGAATACTAC GGGTCTCCTCGTTTTCGACGACACGCTGACCCTCAAGGGTCCATCGTTATTCAGGGACAGAAACCATTGAGCGGACCGGATCGTCGCCCATCCTTGGACGTCGATTATCATCAACGCGTCTACGACAAAAATGGAATGAACGCGGACGCATACGGTGGACTGAATATTCGTCCAGGACAGCCTGCTCAACCACACTTGGGTATCCAAGTCGGGCGTGAATACAAGAATGGCTTCATCAGAGGATACAGCCAGGCTGAACGCGGTCCTGGCGGCAGAATCTCCCCCAGCTTCGGCATTGGTGGTGGATTCAGATTCAGACGCGACGTCGATGGTATGACGTCAGAGGAACTAGGATATTAA